The window ATAACTAATAACTCTTGGAATCCTATGCCAAACATTCTTTTAGCCTCCAATTATATTTTATCAGAAATCTAAACCGATGCTAAACTCTATTCTATACTTATTTTCATTTGGTTTTGTGTCTAACTTTTTAGCATAATCAAATATTAAACTTCCAGCAGGCGTTGGAACGTAAATACCTATTCCGGCGGTTTTTCTAAAATAAGGATTTCTATATTCATCGCTTTTAGTATATACATTTCCAAGGTCTAAAAATGTTAAGAAATATAAATTATATTTTTGATATAATGGAAACCTTAAGTCGTTGTTTATTAATAAATAACTATTTCCACCAATTTTTTGCTTTCCTGATAATTCTTCAAAGCCAAAACCTCTCATGTTTGCAATACCACCAAGAAAATATCTTTCGGCCAAAGGAAGCGTGTTAATACTTTTGAAAGAATAGCCGGTAGAAAATCTTTGACTAAGGATAAAAAAGTCTAAAAATTCTTTGTAGTATCTAAAAGAACCCTCTAAAGATTGATAATTAATATCTCCAAACGTTGTTTTGAAGTTTAAAGTGCTATAATACCCGCTTGATGGATTAATTCTATTGTTTCTATGGTCATCTGTTAGTCCAAAACTTGTAGTTATCACTTTATAATTTTTCAGTGGTGTAAATATTCCTTCATTTGTGATAACGTTGTATTTCCTTTCTAATCTAAAACTACTTTTAACCCATTTATTATTTCTTTTTTCAAAAAACAAGTCATAACCTGAGCTTTTTAAATCATAATTTCTATGGTACTGATTAAATAGAAATGTTGAAGCAAATCCGCTTAAATTCCATTTAAACAACCTATTCCCAAGAGAAAGTCTATAATTTGTTTGAAAGTTTGAACGTTCTATATAAGTAGAAAATTCATAACCGTAATTAAATAAGTTTCTGAGTATAACAGCAACAGAAGCTTTAAATTGCTGGTCTGTTGAATAACCAACACTGCCTTGCACTAATCCTCTTTTATCATCATGAACAATAATTGCTTTATCCACTGTCTTTCTTTCTTCCTGTGGTAGAATTAATGGATTAACATAGTCAAACAATCTTGACTCATATAGTCTAATTATAGATACATCAAAATTTTCTTTTTCAAAGTATTCTTTATTAGGAAATTGTTTTAAAATTACATTTGGCTTAAGATGAAAGCTGCCATAAACAAAGGTTAAACCATTTCTATATCTTTGTCCAAGATTATAATCGTATGTAGCAATAACATCAATTCTATCGTTATTTTCTATCAAATCAGTCTGAAGTAATACCTCAGCATCCAAGTATCCATCTTCCCTTGCTTTTTCTTTAAATTCATTTTGTAAATTTAATAATTCTTGTGGATTATAGATTTTTGGCAGTTCAAAATCCTTTTTGACTAAATAATTCTTTTGTTTAATTTCTTTAAGAATATATTTTTTTCCTTTTTTAAATTCTACTTTTAACGTAAGTTTATCTTCATTTTTTATTTCTTCAATCTTATAATTTGCCGAAATATATCCACTTTCGTAGAGTTTTTTTACTTGTTCCTGTAAATATCTTAAAAGCTTGTTTTTATCATAAAAGTTGCCTGCAAATTTACTTATATCTGATTTTATCTCTTCATAGTCTGTATCTATAAAAATCTTATCTACTTTATACCTTTTACCTTCGTTAATGTTGAAATTTATCTTAATATAAGGTTTTTCAGCTGACCCTTGATTTTCTTCCTGTTCCTCTACCTGAGTTATTATATCTACATCCAAAAACCCATAAGATTTATAGAAATTCATAAGATTTTCTTTTGATAGGTCAAGCTCATTATAATTAAATCCATTTTCTTTAAATGTTAAAAGATTTATTAATTGTTTATTGTCAAAGTTGTTATTGCCGGTGAAGTTTATAAAATACCTACTTCCTAAGTCTATGAGTATATATATGTTGGCAAAGTTATTATCCACTTGCTCGATGTCTTGTAAAACAACAAAGGATTCAAAATATCCATTATTTTTTAAGTACTCGTTAAGTTTTTCTATAGATTCTTGCAATTTATCAAAATAAATTATATCCCCTTTTTTTAGATTTAGAACTTTTAAAAGCTGATTTTTATCTTCTTCTGAGATTTTTTGGTCTGATAAAAATATTACATCGTTTAACTTTACTTTTTTTCCTTCATCTATGTTAAGTCTTACAAACGCATTACCGTTTTCATCAAATTTGGTTGATATGCTCGCATTTGCAAACAAATAGCCCTTTTCTGCGTAAAACTGTTTAATTCTAAGTGGAATTGTCTTTAAAGATTCGCTATCTAAAGCACTATTTACTCTTAAACCTGTAATTCCTACTATTTCATCTTTCCAAAAAGATTTATTACCTTTTATGTCTATACTTTTTAAAAATGGCTTTCTTGTAAGAAGTATCTTATCTTCTTTAATTTCTATCTTTTCAAAGTCGTTTGTTAATTCAAAGAGATTAGCCACATAATTTAGGTCATTTGTTATTCTTAAAATTTCTTCACCGTTATTTTTTGGTAAAGGGTAATTGGATTTTATCCTTTCTTCAGCCTTTGTAAGACCTGTAAAAAGCAAGATGATTAAAAATTTAATCTTTATTTTCAATTTCTATCTCCAAATATGGTTTAAATCATTTGAAAACAATTTATAACATATATTATTATATTTAATTCAGGATAAAGAGGTGGTTTTATTGCAAAGAAGAAATACGAACCAAAGAAAAGTTATATATGAAATATTAAAATCTACAGATATACATCCAACGGCAGATTGGATTTATGAAAGAGCAAGGAAAGTTATACCAAACATAAGTCTTGGGACAGTTTATAGAAACTTAAAAATACTAAAAGATGAAGGTTTAATCTTAGAGTTAAATGATGGAAAGCAAAGCAGATTTGACGCAAGGACTGATAATCACCTTCATTTTAAGTGTGAAATGTGTAACAGTATTTATGATATAGATTTCAACGCTATTAGTTTACAAATTAATGATAAAATTTTAGACGTTTTTAATGTAAAAAGTGTTGATATTGTTCTAAACGGCATATGTCCAAAATGCATAGGAGATGAACGTGAAAAGGATAATTAGCCCAATAAACCTTAGAGAAGATAGGCTACCACCTGGTCAGCATTGGACGGATCGATTAATCATTCTTGGAGTATCTGACCCTCCAGAAATAGATTTAAAATCTTATAGGTTAAAAATATTTGGAGAAGTAGAAGAGGCGGTAGTTTTAACGTGGGATGATATCCTCTCTCTTGAAAAAGTTGAGCTTGTAGCGGATTTTCATTGTGTGACAAGATGGAGTTGTAAAGATGTCGTTTGGAGAGGTTTTCATGTAAATGAATTAAAAAATCTTGTAAAGATAAATCCAAACGTAAAATCCGTAATGATTCATTCCTTAGATGGATATACAACCAATGTTCCAATTGAGTATTTTTTTGACGAAGATGTGATTTTTGCTTATGAATTATTCAACGGACCAATTCCGGCTGATAATGGTTATCCACTACGTTTGATAGTACCTAAGCTTTATTCTTGGAAAAGTGCTAAATTTGTAGCCGGAATAGAATTTATGCTTGAAGATAGACCGGGTTTTTGGGAGCAAAGAGGTTATCATATCTTAGGCGACCCTTGGAAAGAACAAAGATATTCTGATTAAAGGAGAGTAAAAATGGGAAAATTAAAAGTTGTAGTTGATAGAACGCTATGCGAGGGAATAGGAGTTTGCGTTCCTGAAGCACCAAAATATATAGTCTTAGATAAAAGACATAAAGCGGTAATAGTAAAGCCGGGAGATAACGTTGAAGAGCTTTTTGCAAAAGTTTCTGAGTTAAAAAGACAAGAAGCTGTATTAGATTTAACTGTAGATGAAGAAGAGGATATTTTTAGAGCAGCCGAAGCTTGTCCTGTAAAAGCAATATTCATATATGACCCAGAAACCGGAGAACAACTGTATCCATAGGAGCCAATATGTTAGATAAAATTTATTCCATATATGAAAGAAATGTAAAGTTTGTATTATTCATAGTACCTGTAATTCTTTTTGCTGTAATGGCTTATTTGTACATTAAAAGTGTATAAGTCATAACGGTTTGGGAAAATTCTGAGTTGTTTGAATTCATAATATCACAAAAGTATGCAATAGGTGATTTCTTAAACTATGATAAGGTTTTTCTGTGTTATACCATCATATATTTTGCAACATCTTTTTATTAAATTCTTATATCTGTTCGTATACCTTTTGTCTCAAATAAAATTGCATCTACTGATTTCTCTAAAAATCTTTTACATCTTTTGCTACAAATACACAAACTTTTTACCATTTACATATTAATGTTTAGTGTCTGTTTGTACCAATTTTCCTGATTTTGTCGGTTTTTGTCTTTATATATCTTTCAGAGTTTATCTATTAAAACCTTTATTTTTCTTTTGCAAGCTTAGGATGTTTTTCTATAACTTCTTTATCCCCGATTTTTCATAACTTTAAACTCTCGTATAATATGTCCATGCTTCTTTTAGATTGTACAGGATTTAGAGCATCTCTCGTTAAATGAAATTTATTAGTTTCATTATGATAAAATAAAAAAACAAAAATAATTCTATCTAAAAGAGGACGAGAATGGAAAAGTTTTTTGGTTTGATTGAACAGATATTTGAAAGGATACTGTGGGAATCAAGATTGATGGTAATTCTTGCAGTAGTTGCATCAGTGCTTGCTGCTTTGACTTTGACTATAGTAGGAACATATGATATCTATCTTGTTTTTAGTGAAATGTTTCATGCTTTTTCAGACCCTCAAGCCTATGAAAACTTTCATAAAGATGCTATTACCCATATTATAAGTGCAATTGATGCTTATTTAATATCAACAGTGCTTTTAATATTTGGTATTGGACTTTATGAATTGTTTATTAGTAAAATAGATTATGCGGAAAAAGAGACAAAGTCTTCTAAAATTCTTGTTATTCACTCTCTTGACCAATTAAAAGATAAGCTTGCTAAAGTTATAGTTATGGTTTTAATTGTTACATTTTTTAAACACGCTGTTAGTTTTAAGTATGAAGAAGCTTTAAACTTGCTTTATCTTTCAATAGGAATACTTTTAATAGCATTGGCTATTTACTTTTTAGCAAAATCTCATCATGGAAAAGAACATAGCTCAGAGGAGTAAGAGATGAAAGATTTTACGATGCTTAGTATATCATTAGCTTTAATTGGTGGTATTAGCTGGTTCTTTTTTGGGAAAAAGTCTAACCAGGAAAAAAATGAAAGTTTATCCGGCGAGCTAGAAACTATACAGCTTAACATCTCAGGAATGCATTGTGCAGGCTGTGCAGCTGCAGTAGAAGCAACGTTAAAAATGATGGATGGAGTTAAAGAAGCTTCTGTAAACTTTGCCACTTCAAAAGGTATTTTTACATTCGACCCAACTAAAATAACCAAACAGCAAATAGTAGATAAAATAAAAGAACTTGGATACGATGCTTCCTTTGATTTAGAAAATTTCGAAAAAAAAAGTTAGAGGAGCTAAATAATCTAAGACATAGGCTAATAGTTTCTATTTCTCTCTTTTCTCTTCTTGTTTTATCAATGTTTATAAAATTTCCCTACAATGAATACTTTCAGTTTATCATTGCATCAATAATTCAGTTTTATGGTGGTTATGAGTTTTATAAATCTTCATTTATGTCTTTAAAAAATAGACTTGCAGATATGAATCTGCTTGTTTCTCTTGGAACTTTTTCAGCTTATTTATATTCTGTATCAGTCTTACTTTTTCCTTCTTTTTTTCCGGAAAACATGAGACATGTATATTTTGAAGGCTCATCTGCTATCATTACATTTGTTTTACTTGGTAGATACTTAGAACAAAAGTCAAAATTAAAAGCAACAGACTTTATGAAAAATCTACTATCTTTAAAGCCAACTTATGCAACCATCATAGTTGATGGGAAAGAGTATCAAGTAAAGGCAGAAAATATCGTTAAAGGCGATATTGTAATTGTTAGACCTGGTGACAAAATACCTGTTGATGGAATTATTATAGAAGGTCAGACAGAGATTGAACAGTCATTTTTAACAGGGGAGTCTAACCTTGTATATAAAAAGGAAGGTGATGAAGTTTTAGGTGGAAGTATAAATAAAGTTGGTGTAATCAAGATAAAAGCAACAAAAAACGCAAAAGATAGTGTTTTAAATCAGATTATAAACCTTCTTCTTGAGGCACAATCAAAAAAGCCAAAAATTGGTCAGCTGGCAGATAGAATATCTCAAGTTTTTGTGCCGTCTGTTTTAATCTTTGCTATTATAGTGTTTAATATTTGGTACTATCTTGGATATCCGCTAAATTTTGCCTTTACAGCAGCGTTAACTGTTCTTGTGATAGCTTGTCCTTGTGCTTTGGGACTTGCTACTCCGATTGCAATAGTTAATATCGTTGGCAGAGCTGCAAAAGAAGGAATTTTAATCAAAAATCCCGAATTAATTGAAAATCTAAAAGAGATAGGTATTGTAATTTTTGACAAAACAGGGACTTTAACAGAAGGTAAATTTCAAGTTGTAAATACATTATACAAAGGAAGTAAAGAAGAGTTAGAAATGATTTTATCTTTGGAGAAAGATATTAACCATCCTATCTCTCAATCCATCGTAAATTTTATGAAAGAAAACGGCTTTAATTTTGTTAACATCTCTCAAAAACAGATTTTAGAAGGTAGAGGAATAATTGGTATTTTTGAAAACAAAAAGTTGTACATTGGAAATAAAAAGCTTTTTGAAGAGATTGGTATAAACATATCAGATGAATTTTTAGAATTTTTAAAGAAAAATGAAGAAAACGGCTACACTGTAATCTTTGGTACTGTTGATGATAAAGTTGTGCTGGCTTTGGCTGTTTCAGATAGTATAAAAAAAGAAGCTTTAGAAGTTGTAAAGTGGTTTAAAAATAAAGGTGTAAAAACTGTTCTTCTAACAGGGGATAACGAAAAGGTAGCAAAAAATGTAGCTAAAACTCTTGGCATAGATGAGGCTTATTGGCAGTTGACGCCAATAGATAAATATAAATTTATCAAAAACTTAAAATCAGATTATGAAAAAAGTATAGTTTTTGTAGGAGATGGAATAAATGATGCTCCCGCAATGGCTGAATGCGATGTTGGCATAGCAGTAGAATCAGCTTCTGATATTACAAAAGATGCAGGAGATATAATACTGCTAAATTCTAATCTTAAAGGTGTAATAAAGGCCGTGTTATTAGCAGAGAAAGGACTAAAAATAATAAAGCAAAATCTATTTTGGGCGTATGTATACAATTTGATTGGAATTCCTGTTGCTGCCGGCTTTTTATATCCAATCTTTGGAATCCTACTAAATCCAATGTATGCAGGCATGGCTATGGCGTTTAGCTCAATTACGGTAGTTTTAAATGCATTGAGACTTAGAAGGATTTCTTTAGAATGAGAATTATCATATAAGGGTTATTGGGAATGTTCTAAAATTTTTATAAGTTTACTTTTTTGTAATTCTAAGGACTTTAATCTGAAGGATCTACTCGTTTAAAAAAGTTAGAAAGTAAGTGAACAGTGAGAGGTAAAGGAAGGAGATTCTTTGCCGGCTGCAGAATGACCAATAAGACAACCGTTAACTTACATGTGTATGGGTAATTCATAAATTGCCCCACTCTTTTACTTTCTTTGTCACTATAGGAATTTTATCCTGAAGGAACTTGCTTTTAAATTTTATGAAAACTACTAATTTCTCACCCCACTGAGTTATAATAAGATAATCTTAGTTTAATTTAAGCACGGTTTTAAGGGAGGGAGGCTATTATGCAAGATTGTAAAGAAAAGGTAAAAAATATACTAAGCTACTATCTATTTTCAGAGATGTTTCAATTAGAACAAGAAGACTTTAAACCTGATTTTGAAGAAATAATTGACCCAGAATCTTTTAAGAACACCATAGTTGAATGTAGAGCACAGCTTAAAGATGAAAGAAAAATTGATGTTTTTAAGGTTTATATAGGGGTTTGTAGGGTTAAAAATCTTATAGAGTACCTTCAAAGCATTGGGCTTTTAAAAGAAGATGAAGAGTTAGAAAATTTTAATCTAAACTCCTATATAGCTCTTGGATATTTTTATATCACTAAAAACGGACATTTAATTTACTCTAATGAAAGAGCTATAAAGTATCTTCCTATTTTACCTATCATCAGGATATTTAAAAACACAAAAGACATATCAAAAGCTATAAAAGAGTATATAGAAAATCAAGAGGAAATAGAAAAACTAGATAACAAAGCGTTTTTAGATAGATGGAAAGTAGATAAAGACGAGCCAAATGTTTGTTATGTAATAGATAGTTCTTGGGTAGTACATGAAAAAACTCAGGTTAAAGATATTGAAAAACTAAAAAATCTTAAAAACTGTGTTTTATGTGCAACAGAACAAATTTTATCTGAATTAGATGGTTTAAAGAAAAATCCAAACCCTTACATATCTTCAAAAGCCAGAAAATTCCGTACTATCATAGATGAAATGGCAAAAGAAGCCCAGAAAAATCAAGATGGAAGATTAAGCGACGGTATGTGGTATCCGTCCAAAAATAAAAAGCAAATTTTTATAATAACACCTTCTTATGAAAACCTTAACGAGAGAGAATATGGTGTTGATAAACCAGAAGATGCATCTGTTATAAAAGCTACAGTTGATATGGCATCAAAGTATTTTCCAATAGTGCTTACTAACGATAGGACTATAAGATTAGGTATTCAAAAATATACCACCTGTTTTTGGAACAGTACATCCTTGGATAAAGATATAGGTGTTTCTGAGAGACGTATAGTAGATTCAAAATCTAGCAATAGTATAGATGTCTTAAAAGAAGAGGAAGAATTTTTTTTCAAACTTTTTGAAATAGAAGAAGAGTTCTTAGAAACATCAAGAAAGGCACTATCATCCTTTGGAAATCGTTACTTTAAAGGAACTACTATTGCAATAGAGTCCGTCTCAGAGTTTGGCGAAAATTCAGGTTATCAAAAGGCATTAGAAGATTTGCAAAATATATCTCTAAACCCTTTTTTTGAAAGTGTACAAGAACTTTTAGAAGAAGAGAAAACTTCAGAGCTTTTGAATACCTATCTTTGCGGTAAAGATATAGAATTTGACCTTTCTTCTGTAAAAAACGTTGTAGAGCTTCTTACAAAGCAAGATATACCATTAGCAAAATGGCTATCTCCTTATAATGCTTCTATGATGCAACAAATCGCTATAAATAAAGCGAATGAATTAAAAGACCAAGAGCTGATGGCTGTAAATGGACCACCAGGCACAGGAAAAACCACACTTTTAAAGGATATTATCGCAAATATAATAGTAAAAAGAGCTTTAAAGATAATAGATGTAGACTACAAAATCTTTGATAATAATGGAAAACTAATAGATGACCTAAAAGGTTTTGGCATAGTTGTAGCCTCTAACAATAACGCGGCAGTAGAAAATATATCTATAGAACTGCCAAAAATGGACGATGACGTTAAGAAATCGCTTATTGATATAAACGAAGGTAGTTTTAGATATTTTGAAGACCTTATAAGAAAGTACTTTGAAGAGATCTCTAAAAACCAAAAACAAAGCAAAACAAAAGATAATGAAGATGTAGATGAAGATTTAGGTATAGAAGATATAGAAGAAGCCAAGAAAAGCGAATACCTTGGATTACTGTCTATTCCCCTTGGTAATTCAACAAACAGAGATAGGGCAATTTCTCTCTTGAATGTTTTAAAAGCTGACATAGACCAAGAAGAAATTCCATCCGAGGAAGATATAAGACAAATAGGAGATAAAATTAAAAACCTAAAATCAAAGATTGAAGAACTTTCCAAAAAACACAAGAATTACTATGCTCATCTAACAGACATAGAAAATTTGCAAAAGGAAAAAGACCAAATAGAAACTGATATAAAAACTTTAGAAAATGAACTTTCTAATCTCACAAAAGAAAAAGAATCTGTAGATGCTGAAATATTAAAACTTGAAGAAAAGAAAAAAGAGACTATCAACTTACTTGACATGCATGAAAAATCAAGACCTTCTGAATTTGCTAATTTCTTATCCATATTTTTTAAAAGCTTAAAAACAAAAATAGAAAAGTGGGAAACGCAAAAACTAAATTTGATGAATGAAAGAACAATTCTAAATCAAAAATTAGATGAAAAAGAACAATATAAACAAAAACTTCAAAAGAAAATAAATGACATACAATCAAGCTTGTCTGAGAAAAAAGCTAAGAAGGACAACATAGACAAAGAATTTTCGGTTAAGCTAAATTTTATACAAGATATGGAATCCAACTACAAGGATATGCTGCTACCTAAGGATTTATACAAAAAGATCATATCAGGAAATCAATTAACGGAAGATGAAAAAAAGCGAATATACATGTTTACCCCATATAATTATAATGAGTTAAACAAACTTAGAATGCAGATATTTATTGAATCTTTAAAACTTCATAAACTTCTTATTGCAAGACATAAAGAAGATTTTAAAAAAATTCTAAACGTATTCACAGCATTTTTATCAATCCCTGATAAGTTTACCAACGATACATACTCTATGGAAGATTTATTTAATACATTTTTCTTTGTTATACCGGTTACGTCTACGACCTTTCATTCTTTTGAAACACTCTTTAAAAATATGAGAAAAGCAGGTATTGGCTATCTAATAGTTGATGAAGCAGGGCAAGCGGTACCGCAACAAGCTATCATGCCAATTTACAAATCAAACAGAGCTATCGTGGTTGGCGACCCTCTCCAAATAGAACCTGTTGTAAGCATAACATCAGACCTTGATAAATACCTTATTAAAAGTTTTAATATAGAAGACCCAGAAAGATATCAAACAACCTCTTCTTCTGTCCAAATACTTGCAGACCATGGGTCTTCCATAGGAGCTTTTTATGAAGAGTATAGAGTAGGCATCCCATTGAATATCCATAGAAGATGCAACAATCCAATGTTTGATATAGCCAACGAAATAGCATATAAAGGAAGAATGATAAAAGGACAAACTGATAAAGAAAGCGTCAAAAATTTGATTCCAGATTATATTAAAGGCAAACCTCAGTCTTTATGGATTCATGTAGACTGGGAAAAAAGTAAAAAAGAAAGGCAAGTAGTTTTAGATGAGATAAAAGCTTTAAGAAAAATATTAAGAGATATTGAAAGTAGGTTAAGTCAGCACGATATAGACATAGAAGAATTTATCAAGAGTAAAAACCTTTTTATAATTACCCCTTTTAAAGATATAAAAGAACATATTGAAAAAGAATTTAAGAAATCTTCCTCAAAACTTGAAAATGCCTTAGTAAATGAAAGCTTAGGAAAATTTATAGGTACAATACACACGTTCCAAGGAAAGGAAGCAAAAATAGTAATTATAGTATTAGGTGGTAAAGGAGAAAGATCTATGAACTGGGTGGCATCAAAACCTAATATGCTAAATGTAGCTCTCACAAGAGCAAAAGAATATTGTTTTATTATAGGAGATAGATCTATATGGAGTAATAAACCGTACTTTAAAGAGGCTGTAAAGTATATGAATTATATAGAAAGTAAGAAATTATGGGATTCAGACTCATCCAACACAAGTCATTAATGATGAATACATTATAGAAACCTACAAAGATGTATATGAGTAGAAGCAATTCATGAACTCTCCGTACAGTAAATAAATAAGTAAGAGGAGAGAAAATCAGGAAATTTTTCATACAACTTATTTATTGAGAGTGTTCCAAAATTATTGTAAATTTGTCTTTCTTTGTCATCCTGAGGCTGTAAGCCGAAGGATCTCCTCTTTTGATTTTTTGACTTGAGAAGAAAAACATGAGATTCTTTGCCGGCTGCAGAATGACAGTATGGATTTTTGTAACACACTTCTTATTTATTTGACTTTTTCAACTCCTCTTCAAGGGGTGATGGTTTGTGTAGATAAAATCCTTGTAAATATACTCTATCGTAAGGTATTTTAGTTTCCTCAGAGATTTCTTTTATTTTGTTTATGATTTCTTCATTATCTACAAATTCATAGACTAAATCCAGTTCAACTGCTTTAGCAAATTGAGATATAGTCGTTGCTATATTTTCATAAAGCTTTGATTCTACCAGTTTCTTAACTATTGAACCATCTATTTTTAATGCTCTAACAAAATCTTTTTCTTTTAAACTTCCTATAAGCTCAAAGTTATTATATCCAGCTCCAAAATCATCAATGACAAGATAAACTTTTGAGTCCTTAATGTAATCAAAAACTTCTCTATTTACAACGATAGCATATTCTGTAATCTCTATATCAAGCTCAACTTCATTTCTATTACATACATCTGCCAGCTGTTTTAAAGCATTAATGACTGTATTTGAATTTAAAGAATCTGGATATATGTTTACTGAGATTTTATTTGTAAGCTTCTTAAC of the Sulfurihydrogenibium sp. genome contains:
- a CDS encoding BamA/TamA family outer membrane protein codes for the protein MKIKIKFLIILLFTGLTKAEERIKSNYPLPKNNGEEILRITNDLNYVANLFELTNDFEKIEIKEDKILLTRKPFLKSIDIKGNKSFWKDEIVGITGLRVNSALDSESLKTIPLRIKQFYAEKGYLFANASISTKFDENGNAFVRLNIDEGKKVKLNDVIFLSDQKISEEDKNQLLKVLNLKKGDIIYFDKLQESIEKLNEYLKNNGYFESFVVLQDIEQVDNNFANIYILIDLGSRYFINFTGNNNFDNKQLINLLTFKENGFNYNELDLSKENLMNFYKSYGFLDVDIITQVEEQEENQGSAEKPYIKINFNINEGKRYKVDKIFIDTDYEEIKSDISKFAGNFYDKNKLLRYLQEQVKKLYESGYISANYKIEEIKNEDKLTLKVEFKKGKKYILKEIKQKNYLVKKDFELPKIYNPQELLNLQNEFKEKAREDGYLDAEVLLQTDLIENNDRIDVIATYDYNLGQRYRNGLTFVYGSFHLKPNVILKQFPNKEYFEKENFDVSIIRLYESRLFDYVNPLILPQEERKTVDKAIIVHDDKRGLVQGSVGYSTDQQFKASVAVILRNLFNYGYEFSTYIERSNFQTNYRLSLGNRLFKWNLSGFASTFLFNQYHRNYDLKSSGYDLFFEKRNNKWVKSSFRLERKYNVITNEGIFTPLKNYKVITTSFGLTDDHRNNRINPSSGYYSTLNFKTTFGDINYQSLEGSFRYYKEFLDFFILSQRFSTGYSFKSINTLPLAERYFLGGIANMRGFGFEELSGKQKIGGNSYLLINNDLRFPLYQKYNLYFLTFLDLGNVYTKSDEYRNPYFRKTAGIGIYVPTPAGSLIFDYAKKLDTKPNENKYRIEFSIGLDF
- a CDS encoding sulfite oxidase-like oxidoreductase — translated: MKRIISPINLREDRLPPGQHWTDRLIILGVSDPPEIDLKSYRLKIFGEVEEAVVLTWDDILSLEKVELVADFHCVTRWSCKDVVWRGFHVNELKNLVKINPNVKSVMIHSLDGYTTNVPIEYFFDEDVIFAYELFNGPIPADNGYPLRLIVPKLYSWKSAKFVAGIEFMLEDRPGFWEQRGYHILGDPWKEQRYSD
- a CDS encoding transcriptional repressor; translated protein: MQRRNTNQRKVIYEILKSTDIHPTADWIYERARKVIPNISLGTVYRNLKILKDEGLILELNDGKQSRFDARTDNHLHFKCEMCNSIYDIDFNAISLQINDKILDVFNVKSVDIVLNGICPKCIGDEREKDN
- a CDS encoding copper-translocating P-type ATPase, translating into MFIKFPYNEYFQFIIASIIQFYGGYEFYKSSFMSLKNRLADMNLLVSLGTFSAYLYSVSVLLFPSFFPENMRHVYFEGSSAIITFVLLGRYLEQKSKLKATDFMKNLLSLKPTYATIIVDGKEYQVKAENIVKGDIVIVRPGDKIPVDGIIIEGQTEIEQSFLTGESNLVYKKEGDEVLGGSINKVGVIKIKATKNAKDSVLNQIINLLLEAQSKKPKIGQLADRISQVFVPSVLIFAIIVFNIWYYLGYPLNFAFTAALTVLVIACPCALGLATPIAIVNIVGRAAKEGILIKNPELIENLKEIGIVIFDKTGTLTEGKFQVVNTLYKGSKEELEMILSLEKDINHPISQSIVNFMKENGFNFVNISQKQILEGRGIIGIFENKKLYIGNKKLFEEIGINISDEFLEFLKKNEENGYTVIFGTVDDKVVLALAVSDSIKKEALEVVKWFKNKGVKTVLLTGDNEKVAKNVAKTLGIDEAYWQLTPIDKYKFIKNLKSDYEKSIVFVGDGINDAPAMAECDVGIAVESASDITKDAGDIILLNSNLKGVIKAVLLAEKGLKIIKQNLFWAYVYNLIGIPVAAGFLYPIFGILLNPMYAGMAMAFSSITVVLNALRLRRISLE
- a CDS encoding YqhA family protein, which gives rise to MEKFFGLIEQIFERILWESRLMVILAVVASVLAALTLTIVGTYDIYLVFSEMFHAFSDPQAYENFHKDAITHIISAIDAYLISTVLLIFGIGLYELFISKIDYAEKETKSSKILVIHSLDQLKDKLAKVIVMVLIVTFFKHAVSFKYEEALNLLYLSIGILLIALAIYFLAKSHHGKEHSSEE
- a CDS encoding heavy metal-associated domain-containing protein; translation: MKDFTMLSISLALIGGISWFFFGKKSNQEKNESLSGELETIQLNISGMHCAGCAAAVEATLKMMDGVKEASVNFATSKGIFTFDPTKITKQQIVDKIKELGYDASFDLENFEKKS
- a CDS encoding ferredoxin, with the translated sequence MGKLKVVVDRTLCEGIGVCVPEAPKYIVLDKRHKAVIVKPGDNVEELFAKVSELKRQEAVLDLTVDEEEDIFRAAEACPVKAIFIYDPETGEQLYP